The Candidatus Nanoarchaeia archaeon genome contains the following window.
GGCTGTCAGGCAGCTCAGGGAAGAATATGCGAAAAAAGCCAGGCAGCTCAGGGAAGAGATAGAGAGGAGGGAAGTTGCAGCAGCCCGGCTTGAGGCGCGAGCAAGGCTTCTTCAGTTCAAAAAAGACAGTATTGACGACGCTTTCCAAAAGGCTGCTGAGAAGCTGAGGCTGCTTCCAGAAGCGAAGAGGAAAGAGTACCTTGGAAAACTCTTTGAGGCTGCAGGACCCATAGAAATCAAAGAGATTTCCTGCAGCAGCCGCGACAAGCACTTTTTCAAAGCCGGGAATATCCGGGAAGCTGCCATGCTTGGCGGCTTTATCGCCAAGAGCAAGGACGGAAGCTATCAATTGGATTTTTCCTTTGAGAGTCTGCTGCAGACAGTCAAAGAGCAGCACCTCGCAGAGATTGCTGATGCAGTCTTTGGAGGATCACGATGAAACTCTCCTCAGTATATCCCTACACCTACGGCCGAGTCGCAGCCATGCGCTCAGAGCTCTTGCCATCCGACCGCTACAGCCAGATGCTGAAGATGAGCCTCTCTGAGCTTACCCAGTTTCTGCAAGGGACTACATACAAGACCGAAGTGGACACCCATGCGCTGCATAGCCATGGCGCAGCCCTGATTGATGTTGCTGTCCAGGACC
Protein-coding sequences here:
- a CDS encoding V-type ATP synthase subunit E family protein; the protein is MSLQHVKEEIWKEGQNEARRRLQAAKHEADAMHAKAEQAVRQLREEYAKKARQLREEIERREVAAARLEARARLLQFKKDSIDDAFQKAAEKLRLLPEAKRKEYLGKLFEAAGPIEIKEISCSSRDKHFFKAGNIREAAMLGGFIAKSKDGSYQLDFSFESLLQTVKEQHLAEIADAVFGGSR